The Altererythrobacter sp. ZODW24 genome window below encodes:
- a CDS encoding F0F1 ATP synthase subunit gamma, which produces MASLKALKDRIGSVKSTQKITKAKQMVAAAKLRKAQAAAEEARPYAERLASVMAALASKVSGDDAPKLLAGTGSDKRHLLVVVNTDKGLCGGLNSNLVRAVGVKAKALEAEGKDVEFYLVGKKGRAPLKRNFPNQIGNQFDTSVVRYPGFEEAAKIADELVEMYEAGKFDIAHLIYPTFKSALAQDPTIDQIIPVPAPATEESSDAVVEYEPGEEEILEELLPRYVKTQLFGALLEIMASEQGASMTAMDNATRNAGDLIQKLTIQYNRSRQAAITTELIEIIAGAEAL; this is translated from the coding sequence ATGGCCTCGCTTAAAGCACTCAAGGATCGGATCGGGTCGGTTAAGTCGACTCAGAAGATCACCAAGGCCAAGCAAATGGTCGCAGCTGCCAAGCTCCGCAAGGCGCAGGCAGCAGCTGAAGAAGCACGCCCCTATGCGGAGCGTCTCGCTTCGGTCATGGCCGCCCTTGCCTCCAAGGTCTCGGGTGACGATGCGCCAAAGCTTCTCGCCGGAACCGGCTCGGACAAACGCCACCTTCTGGTGGTTGTGAATACCGACAAGGGCCTGTGCGGCGGTCTCAACTCCAACCTCGTTCGCGCGGTTGGTGTGAAGGCTAAGGCACTGGAAGCCGAAGGTAAGGACGTTGAGTTCTACCTCGTCGGTAAGAAGGGTCGTGCGCCGCTAAAGCGCAACTTCCCGAACCAAATCGGTAACCAGTTCGACACCAGTGTGGTGCGCTATCCCGGCTTCGAAGAAGCTGCGAAGATCGCCGACGAACTGGTCGAAATGTACGAAGCCGGCAAGTTCGACATCGCGCATTTGATCTATCCAACGTTCAAATCCGCGCTCGCGCAAGATCCAACTATCGATCAGATCATTCCTGTTCCCGCTCCGGCGACTGAAGAAAGTTCAGATGCGGTTGTTGAATATGAACCGGGCGAAGAGGAAATTCTCGAAGAACTGCTCCCACGTTATGTGAAGACGCAGTTGTTCGGTGCGTTGCTGGAAATCATGGCCTCAGAACAGGGTGCCTCGATGACCGCAATGGACAACGCCACGCGCAACGCAGGCGATCTGATCCAGAAACTCACCATCCAGTATAACCGCAGCCGTCAGGCCGCGATTACCACTGAACTCATCGAAATTATCGCAGGCGCGGAAGCGCTCTAG
- the atpA gene encoding F0F1 ATP synthase subunit alpha — protein sequence MEIRAAEISKIIKDQIANFGTEAEVSEVGSVLSVGDGIARIHGLDNVQAGEMVEFSNGVQGMALNLEADNVGVVIFGSDAEIKEGDVVKRTGTIVDVPVGKELLGRVVDALGNPIDGKGPIKSSKRSRVEVKAPGIIPRKSVDEPVQTGLKAIDALVPVGRGQRELIIGDRQTGKTAVAIDTFINQKEAHSGDDDKQKLFCIYVAVGQKRSTVAQIVKSLEENGAMEYSIVVAATASEPAPLQFLAPYTGCAMGEYFRDNGMHAVIVYDDLSKQAVAYRQMSLLLRRPPGREAYPGDVFYLHSRLLERAAKMNDDNGGGSLTALPIIETQAGDVSAYIPTNVISITDGQIFLETDLFYQGIRPAINVGLSVSRVGGAAQTKAMKKVSGSIKLELAQYREMAAFAQFGSDLDASTQKLLNRGARLTELLKQAQFSPMPFEEQTISIFAGTNGYLDAVDVTRVNEYEAAMLSFMRTEHADVLATIRTSKKFEGDTKDATAKALDAFAKQFA from the coding sequence ATGGAAATCCGCGCAGCAGAAATCTCGAAGATCATCAAGGACCAGATCGCAAACTTCGGCACCGAAGCAGAAGTCAGCGAAGTTGGCTCCGTCCTCTCCGTTGGTGACGGTATCGCCCGTATCCACGGCCTCGACAATGTTCAGGCCGGCGAGATGGTCGAATTTTCCAATGGCGTTCAGGGCATGGCCCTCAACCTCGAAGCCGACAATGTCGGTGTCGTGATCTTCGGCTCCGATGCCGAGATTAAAGAAGGTGACGTTGTTAAGCGGACCGGCACGATTGTGGACGTTCCCGTTGGCAAGGAATTGCTTGGCCGTGTTGTTGACGCGCTGGGTAATCCGATTGACGGCAAAGGACCGATCAAATCATCCAAGCGTAGCCGCGTAGAAGTTAAAGCGCCTGGCATCATCCCGCGTAAGTCGGTTGATGAGCCTGTGCAGACCGGCCTCAAGGCTATTGATGCTCTCGTTCCTGTTGGCCGCGGCCAGCGCGAATTGATCATTGGTGACCGTCAGACGGGTAAGACCGCTGTCGCCATCGATACCTTCATCAATCAGAAGGAAGCGCATTCGGGTGACGACGACAAGCAGAAGCTGTTCTGCATTTATGTCGCTGTCGGCCAGAAGCGTTCGACGGTTGCCCAGATCGTGAAGAGCCTCGAAGAAAACGGCGCGATGGAATATTCCATCGTTGTGGCCGCGACCGCTTCGGAGCCTGCGCCGCTTCAGTTCCTCGCACCCTATACCGGCTGCGCCATGGGCGAGTATTTCCGCGACAACGGCATGCACGCCGTGATCGTATATGACGATCTCTCCAAGCAAGCTGTTGCTTACCGTCAAATGTCGCTTCTGCTGCGCCGCCCTCCAGGCCGTGAAGCCTACCCTGGTGACGTTTTCTATCTTCACAGCCGCCTGCTTGAGCGCGCCGCGAAGATGAATGACGACAATGGTGGCGGTTCGCTGACCGCATTGCCGATCATTGAAACACAGGCCGGTGACGTTTCCGCCTATATTCCAACCAACGTGATTTCGATCACCGACGGTCAAATCTTCCTCGAAACCGACCTGTTCTATCAGGGCATCCGCCCGGCGATTAACGTCGGTCTGTCGGTTAGCCGTGTTGGCGGCGCCGCCCAGACGAAGGCGATGAAGAAGGTTTCGGGCTCGATTAAGCTGGAACTCGCTCAGTATCGCGAAATGGCTGCGTTCGCGCAGTTCGGTTCGGACCTCGATGCTTCGACGCAGAAGCTGCTTAATCGCGGCGCGCGCCTGACAGAGCTGCTTAAGCAAGCTCAGTTCTCGCCAATGCCGTTTGAAGAGCAGACGATTTCGATCTTCGCCGGTACCAATGGCTATCTCGACGCTGTCGATGTGACCCGCGTGAATGAATATGAAGCAGCAATGCTCAGCTTCATGCGCACCGAGCATGCAGATGTTCTTGCAACCATTCGCACCAGCAAGAAGTTCGAAGGCGACACCAAAGACGCAACCGCCAAGGCGCTCGACGCTTTCGCTAAGCAGTTCGCTTGA
- a CDS encoding F0F1 ATP synthase subunit delta, whose product MEISAGIQASLAGRYASALFELAAEAGTVTAVESDLGKLHIALSDSDELANLIHNPQVSRNAAQQAMAGVGSLVGSSELTQNFLGVLAQNRRLGDLHGIIRAYRTIAAAQRGEVTAEVTSAHALSDAQLDQLKKKLTAREGHTVKIDASVDPELLGGLVVTIGSKRIDGSIKSRLNSLAKEMKKADGATAAQKG is encoded by the coding sequence GTGGAGATTTCCGCCGGTATTCAGGCAAGCCTAGCAGGTCGCTACGCTTCCGCACTATTCGAACTGGCTGCGGAAGCAGGCACGGTTACTGCTGTCGAATCAGATCTCGGCAAGCTGCACATTGCGCTGAGCGATTCGGACGAGCTGGCAAACCTCATCCACAACCCGCAGGTTTCGCGTAATGCGGCGCAGCAGGCGATGGCGGGCGTTGGCTCGCTTGTCGGCAGTAGCGAGCTCACGCAGAACTTCCTCGGTGTGCTGGCGCAGAACCGCCGCTTGGGCGATCTGCACGGTATCATCCGCGCCTATCGCACCATCGCAGCAGCCCAGCGCGGCGAAGTGACTGCTGAAGTCACCAGCGCCCACGCATTGTCCGACGCGCAGCTCGATCAGCTCAAGAAGAAGCTGACCGCGCGCGAAGGCCACACGGTAAAAATTGACGCGAGTGTTGACCCCGAACTGCTTGGCGGCCTTGTTGTCACCATCGGTTCGAAGCGGATCGACGGCTCGATCAAATCACGACTTAACTCCCTTGCTAAAGAAATGAAGAAGGCTGACGGCGCAACCGCCGCTCAGAAAGGCTGA
- a CDS encoding TauD/TfdA family dioxygenase yields the protein MKLTPMAPECGVEISGIQIADAAGGDIDAIKKAIYTHGVAVFRDQELTPDQHIAFAKRWGGIDVNQYFPLEEKHPEIAVVRKSAHQETNIGGAWHTDHSYDQIPAMGSILVARVLPPSGGDTLYAHMGAAYDSLSTELKQDIEGLEAFHTADHVYKEDGLYAQSDMGSDLRGQDQRTGATHPIVIRHPHTGRKLLYVNSAFTINIVGKTREESLPLLNRLYDAAVSEDNQARVEWKPGTIAIWDNRVTWHNAMNDYQGHAREMHRITLSGEALAA from the coding sequence ATGAAACTGACCCCGATGGCGCCAGAGTGCGGCGTGGAAATTTCCGGAATCCAGATTGCGGACGCAGCTGGCGGCGACATAGATGCCATCAAGAAGGCCATTTATACGCATGGTGTCGCGGTGTTCCGCGATCAGGAGCTTACTCCGGATCAGCACATTGCCTTTGCGAAGCGCTGGGGCGGGATCGATGTGAACCAATATTTCCCACTCGAGGAAAAACATCCTGAAATCGCGGTTGTTCGTAAGAGCGCGCATCAGGAAACCAATATCGGCGGCGCATGGCATACGGACCATTCCTACGATCAAATTCCGGCGATGGGCTCCATTCTTGTGGCGCGTGTTCTGCCGCCATCGGGAGGCGACACGCTGTATGCGCACATGGGCGCTGCTTACGATTCGCTTTCGACGGAGCTGAAGCAGGATATTGAAGGTCTTGAAGCATTCCACACTGCCGACCATGTCTACAAAGAAGATGGCCTCTATGCGCAGTCGGATATGGGCAGTGACCTTCGCGGACAGGATCAGCGAACTGGTGCGACGCACCCCATCGTGATTCGCCACCCGCATACGGGCCGCAAGCTGCTTTATGTAAACAGCGCCTTCACGATCAACATCGTCGGCAAAACCCGCGAGGAAAGCCTGCCGCTGCTCAACCGTCTGTATGATGCCGCTGTAAGCGAAGACAATCAGGCGCGTGTTGAGTGGAAACCTGGCACGATTGCGATCTGGGACAACCGCGTGACATGGCACAACGCCATGAACGACTACCAAGGCCACGCCCGCGAGATGCACCGCATCACGCTAAGCGGTGAGGCGCTTGCGGCCTAA
- a CDS encoding serine protease, with amino-acid sequence MASLTITAPASADPSDISAAARGVVRVVIVDGANGEVIPVSHGSGFAVTPKRIVTNAHVVEEVVTNPDLRIGIVPSEGGDAAYAKIISISRRNDLALVEITGNLRLPVLTLGGAASPESGEVSAVGYPMNVDQAQGLQIADIFKSQPPVKSRGSLSGNRPSRQFDTILHTAPIARGNSGGPLLDSCGRVLGVNSFGADSNGGDAEFFFAVSMRELLPFLRANDVTPRVNGMPCRSLADLDAAERAAANRKQMSAAAATERAEAANRQARAKARESAQFEIMEERENAMALAAMFLVIALVAGFVAYQAKQAGNERRTMIAGSIAGVAMIAAIAMWFTRPGMSELDDRTAAKLAETNGETSNPDEPPSTAGVGKLLCTIDVTRSRITGAQTDDLPLEWAEDGCVNGRTQYGLSSGKWNRVFVPNEEAVVSVNSYDANTAEYRVERYLLGRAEITEARKERGDYKAPQCGGGEETAQDLGSKQETILALLPDRPNERLVYNCQVEGE; translated from the coding sequence TTGGCTTCCCTCACTATAACAGCGCCCGCCAGCGCTGATCCTTCGGATATCTCGGCCGCCGCTCGCGGTGTTGTCCGCGTGGTCATTGTCGACGGTGCAAATGGTGAAGTGATACCGGTCAGCCATGGCAGCGGATTTGCTGTGACCCCGAAGCGGATCGTTACCAACGCCCATGTGGTCGAAGAGGTGGTGACCAATCCTGACCTGCGAATTGGTATCGTTCCATCGGAGGGCGGTGACGCGGCCTATGCCAAGATCATCTCCATTTCGCGGCGCAACGATCTAGCGCTTGTCGAGATAACCGGTAACCTGCGCTTGCCAGTCCTTACACTCGGCGGTGCCGCTAGCCCCGAAAGCGGCGAAGTCTCAGCGGTCGGCTACCCGATGAATGTCGATCAGGCGCAGGGTCTGCAAATCGCCGATATTTTCAAAAGCCAGCCGCCTGTTAAAAGCCGCGGCTCTCTGTCTGGTAATCGCCCATCACGGCAATTCGATACAATCCTGCACACAGCCCCGATTGCGCGCGGTAATTCCGGCGGCCCCCTACTTGATAGTTGCGGGCGTGTGTTGGGCGTAAACAGCTTTGGCGCGGATTCGAATGGCGGCGATGCAGAGTTTTTCTTCGCGGTCTCTATGCGTGAACTGCTGCCCTTCCTGCGCGCCAACGATGTCACGCCGCGTGTTAATGGCATGCCATGCCGCAGCCTAGCCGACCTCGATGCAGCGGAGCGAGCAGCCGCTAATCGCAAGCAAATGAGCGCAGCCGCTGCGACTGAACGCGCCGAAGCGGCGAATAGGCAAGCCCGTGCCAAGGCGCGCGAATCAGCCCAGTTTGAAATCATGGAAGAGCGTGAGAACGCGATGGCGCTCGCAGCGATGTTCCTCGTGATTGCGCTAGTGGCCGGTTTCGTCGCTTACCAAGCCAAACAGGCGGGCAATGAACGCCGCACAATGATCGCGGGCAGCATCGCCGGGGTCGCAATGATTGCAGCCATCGCCATGTGGTTCACCCGTCCGGGTATGTCGGAGCTTGATGACCGGACTGCGGCAAAGCTCGCAGAGACGAATGGCGAGACCTCAAACCCCGATGAACCGCCGAGCACTGCTGGCGTCGGCAAGTTGCTCTGCACTATCGACGTCACCCGCAGCCGAATCACTGGCGCGCAAACCGATGATCTACCGCTCGAATGGGCCGAAGATGGCTGCGTCAACGGCCGCACTCAATATGGCCTGTCGAGCGGCAAGTGGAACCGCGTGTTCGTACCCAATGAAGAAGCGGTTGTGTCGGTAAACAGTTACGACGCTAACACCGCCGAATACCGCGTCGAGCGCTACTTGCTTGGCCGCGCAGAAATCACCGAGGCACGCAAAGAACGCGGCGACTACAAGGCTCCGCAATGCGGCGGCGGCGAAGAGACAGCACAAGACTTGGGCAGCAAGCAGGAAACGATCCTAGCCCTGCTGCCCGACCGCCCGAACGAGCGGCTGGTCTATAATTGTCAGGTCGAGGGCGAGTAG
- a CDS encoding SH3 domain-containing protein, with the protein MVSKKLSGVLALLACGIAAPSVAQDYPAHSEDVEAVRDADNSWTETPVTGEAITWGGNIRLGPGLQFDRIGSTLQGRSVTLLTRTDRMWLDMPWFKVRFSNGQIGYIAGGLLCSREPEIEGLFNSNNCR; encoded by the coding sequence ATGGTATCGAAGAAACTCTCCGGCGTGTTGGCACTATTGGCTTGCGGCATCGCGGCACCCTCAGTCGCGCAGGATTATCCCGCGCATTCCGAAGATGTCGAAGCGGTCCGTGATGCTGACAACAGTTGGACCGAGACGCCCGTCACTGGCGAGGCTATTACATGGGGCGGAAATATCCGGCTCGGCCCTGGTCTGCAGTTCGACCGAATTGGTAGCACCCTTCAGGGGCGCAGCGTTACGTTGCTTACCCGTACCGACCGTATGTGGCTTGATATGCCGTGGTTTAAAGTCCGGTTTTCGAATGGCCAGATCGGCTACATTGCAGGCGGATTGCTATGCTCGCGAGAGCCGGAAATCGAAGGACTTTTCAACAGCAACAATTGCCGTTGA
- the ada gene encoding bifunctional DNA-binding transcriptional regulator/O6-methylguanine-DNA methyltransferase Ada, producing the protein MSQIAIPNDNEAWSAVMRRDRTFDGRFVTGVHSTGIYCRPSCAARHPARKNVEFYADGEAARQDGLRACKRCLPDDVARDEAAVAKALKLMKAAQSAMLLDNVAAATGYSPTHFQRVFKRNVGMTPAAFQRALRRERAGQELTVADSVTEAIYAAGYNASSRFYEDGKERMGMTASAWKNGGAGVTIHWAVVETSLGSMLVGATDKGVCRLSFNEGPEELERRFPNAELVVGGEEFGALLAKVVSAVEQPGTANDIPLDVKGTAFQEAVWQELRRIPPGETRSYAEIATSVGKPKAVRAAGSANGANNVAVLIPCHRVVRSDGSLGGYAYGLEVKRKLLEKEQ; encoded by the coding sequence ATGAGCCAGATTGCTATCCCTAACGACAACGAAGCGTGGTCTGCCGTGATGCGGCGCGACCGCACGTTTGACGGGCGTTTTGTTACCGGAGTTCATTCGACAGGCATCTATTGCCGCCCATCCTGCGCAGCCCGGCATCCGGCGCGTAAGAATGTGGAGTTCTACGCTGATGGCGAAGCGGCCCGGCAAGACGGGCTGCGGGCGTGTAAACGCTGCCTGCCCGATGATGTTGCGCGTGATGAAGCAGCTGTGGCCAAGGCACTGAAGCTTATGAAGGCGGCCCAAAGCGCCATGTTGCTTGACAATGTGGCGGCGGCGACAGGCTATTCGCCCACCCATTTCCAGCGCGTGTTTAAACGTAATGTCGGAATGACACCGGCGGCGTTTCAGCGCGCGCTCCGGCGTGAGCGCGCGGGGCAGGAACTCACCGTCGCAGACAGTGTGACCGAGGCGATTTACGCGGCGGGCTATAATGCCTCTTCGCGGTTTTACGAAGACGGGAAAGAGAGAATGGGCATGACAGCTTCGGCTTGGAAGAATGGCGGCGCGGGCGTGACGATCCATTGGGCGGTTGTCGAAACGTCGCTTGGCTCCATGCTAGTCGGCGCGACCGACAAGGGCGTGTGTCGCCTGTCCTTCAATGAGGGCCCCGAAGAGCTGGAGCGCCGGTTTCCGAACGCGGAGCTTGTAGTGGGTGGCGAGGAATTTGGCGCGTTGCTGGCAAAGGTCGTTTCAGCGGTCGAGCAGCCCGGAACTGCCAATGATATACCGCTCGACGTCAAAGGCACCGCCTTTCAAGAGGCCGTCTGGCAAGAACTCCGGCGTATCCCACCGGGCGAGACGCGCTCCTACGCCGAAATCGCTACATCGGTGGGCAAGCCCAAGGCCGTGCGCGCGGCAGGCAGTGCAAATGGGGCGAATAATGTCGCCGTTCTGATCCCGTGCCACCGCGTGGTGCGCAGCGACGGCTCACTGGGCGGCTATGCTTATGGATTAGAAGTGAAGCGCAAGCTTTTGGAGAAAGAACAATGA
- a CDS encoding isocitrate lyase/phosphoenolpyruvate mutase family protein, which produces MTSVSEFAAMHVPGNPLVLCNIWDAASARIAAEAGAKALATGSSALAGALGFDDAQAIPFDMLIGAVERIQAVSDLPLTVDFEAGYSDDLAGVAENAQRLTDMGVVGCNFEDQVIGGQGLIETARQAELIAAVAATGLFVNARTDVFLERLRAGENANDPELLPEVLERGHAYAAAGAGSFFIPGLSDSTLIAVICEKSPIPVNVMRLPDMASNAALADLSVARISYGPAPWNEAMAAFRRIAEAAYSA; this is translated from the coding sequence ATGACGAGCGTTTCTGAATTTGCGGCAATGCATGTGCCGGGCAATCCGCTGGTTTTGTGCAATATTTGGGATGCGGCCTCGGCCCGAATTGCGGCTGAAGCAGGAGCCAAGGCGCTGGCAACCGGCAGTTCGGCATTGGCAGGCGCGCTCGGCTTTGATGATGCGCAAGCCATTCCATTCGATATGCTGATCGGCGCGGTGGAGAGAATTCAGGCAGTATCTGACTTGCCGCTGACGGTGGATTTTGAGGCTGGCTACTCTGATGATCTGGCAGGCGTTGCAGAGAATGCGCAGCGGCTGACTGACATGGGCGTGGTCGGGTGTAATTTCGAAGATCAGGTGATCGGCGGGCAGGGGCTGATCGAGACTGCGCGCCAAGCGGAGTTGATCGCTGCCGTCGCTGCGACGGGGCTATTCGTCAATGCGCGCACCGACGTGTTTCTGGAGCGGCTGAGAGCTGGCGAAAACGCCAATGATCCCGAGCTGCTTCCCGAAGTCCTGGAGCGCGGGCATGCCTATGCTGCGGCTGGGGCGGGTTCCTTCTTCATACCGGGTTTGAGCGACAGCACTTTGATCGCGGTCATCTGCGAGAAATCGCCGATCCCGGTGAATGTGATGCGCCTACCAGACATGGCCAGCAATGCGGCACTTGCGGACCTGAGCGTGGCCCGCATCAGCTATGGACCCGCACCGTGGAACGAGGCGATGGCGGCGTTTCGCCGGATCGCTGAAGCAGCCTATTCGGCCTAA
- a CDS encoding cryptochrome/photolyase family protein: MSGPILVPILGDQLTRTLASLRGRTKDDTVILMMEVRDEATYVKHHKTKITLIFSAMRHFAAELEDAGWTVDYIKLTDSGNTHSFSGEVARAAKRHDAREVKVVESGEWRVQQAIKDWNSDLECPVEILDDDRFLCSIPEFFGWAQGRKMLRMENFYREMRRKTGLLMDGDDPIGGEWNYDKENRASPDDAMDVPDTPKFAPGAITQDVIELVEAEFGDHFGGLDHFGWPVTSDDAEKALDAFIEQRLPDFGKYQDAMVHGSDDLFHSMLSTSINLGILDPIKCCEAAEAAYQSGTAPINAVEGFIRQIIGWREYIRGMYWLEMPELRDANHLKAERPLPDFYWTGETDMRCMADCVRSTHENAHAHHIQRLMVLGNFALIAGIKPQDVEDWFLAVYADAYEWVELPNVAAMALHADGGKLASKPYAASGNYINKMSDYCKECSYSPSKKSGEGACPFGPLYWDFMVRNRDFLQKNPRVSRVFSTWDRMDEDKRGDYLDSAEQILDDLKPAKAGWARD, translated from the coding sequence ATGTCCGGCCCTATCCTTGTTCCGATCCTCGGCGATCAGCTAACCCGTACACTTGCCAGCCTGCGAGGGCGGACCAAGGACGATACTGTCATACTAATGATGGAGGTCCGTGACGAAGCCACTTACGTCAAGCATCACAAGACCAAAATCACGCTGATTTTCTCTGCCATGCGGCATTTTGCGGCGGAGCTGGAAGATGCTGGCTGGACAGTCGATTACATCAAGCTGACCGATAGCGGAAACACCCACAGCTTTTCTGGCGAGGTTGCTCGCGCCGCGAAACGTCACGATGCGCGCGAAGTTAAGGTCGTCGAGTCCGGCGAATGGCGTGTCCAACAGGCTATCAAAGACTGGAATAGCGATCTGGAGTGCCCAGTCGAAATCCTCGATGACGATCGCTTCCTATGTTCAATTCCCGAATTCTTTGGTTGGGCGCAGGGCCGCAAGATGCTGCGGATGGAGAATTTCTACCGCGAGATGCGCCGCAAAACTGGCCTGCTGATGGATGGCGATGATCCGATCGGCGGTGAGTGGAATTACGACAAGGAAAACCGCGCCTCACCCGACGACGCGATGGACGTGCCGGATACGCCGAAATTTGCGCCCGGCGCAATCACGCAAGACGTTATCGAGTTGGTTGAGGCGGAGTTCGGTGATCATTTCGGCGGTCTCGATCACTTCGGCTGGCCAGTGACGTCGGACGATGCGGAAAAAGCGCTCGACGCCTTCATTGAGCAACGCCTACCTGATTTCGGCAAGTATCAGGACGCCATGGTCCACGGGTCGGATGACCTCTTCCATTCGATGCTCTCCACTTCGATTAATCTCGGCATTCTCGACCCGATCAAATGCTGCGAGGCGGCGGAAGCAGCTTACCAATCCGGCACAGCACCAATCAACGCGGTCGAGGGTTTCATCCGCCAGATCATCGGCTGGCGGGAGTATATTCGCGGAATGTATTGGCTCGAAATGCCTGAGCTACGAGATGCCAACCATCTCAAGGCCGAGCGCCCGCTGCCAGACTTTTACTGGACTGGCGAAACCGACATGCGCTGCATGGCCGATTGCGTTCGTTCGACGCACGAAAATGCCCACGCCCATCATATCCAACGACTGATGGTACTCGGCAATTTCGCATTGATTGCAGGCATCAAGCCGCAAGACGTGGAGGACTGGTTCCTCGCTGTATATGCCGACGCCTATGAGTGGGTCGAGCTGCCCAATGTCGCCGCGATGGCGCTGCATGCCGATGGCGGGAAGCTGGCCAGCAAACCCTATGCAGCCAGCGGAAATTACATCAACAAGATGTCCGATTACTGCAAGGAATGCAGCTACTCCCCGTCTAAGAAATCCGGCGAAGGCGCCTGCCCCTTCGGCCCGCTCTATTGGGACTTCATGGTCCGCAACCGAGACTTCCTGCAGAAGAACCCGCGCGTCTCTCGCGTCTTCTCGACATGGGACCGGATGGATGAGGACAAGCGCGGCGATTATCTGGATAGCGCCGAACAGATATTAGACGATCTCAAACCCGCCAAAGCTGGCTGGGCGCGGGATTAG
- a CDS encoding alpha/beta hydrolase-fold protein, translating into MGIRHVLIALIALCLAACSDSETNYAAGDPLPEHQALQLESKILNETREIAVWLPPGYASSGELYPVVYMPDGGVQEDFPHVANTLAELIAAGDISPVILVGAANTERGRDMTPDSQTADDEQYAPMTDGGANFRAFWRDELIPTIEAKYRTNGERAIVGESLAGLFIVDSFLREPKVFQRHIAMDPSLWWNNHALVQMSERRLQAMNAEDASLWFASSDAEDIKLHTDALAKVLEISAPEALRWTYVPEPQEQHSTIYRATKEAAFRWALWPVEDVAPTE; encoded by the coding sequence ATGGGGATTCGTCACGTCTTGATCGCTTTGATCGCGCTTTGCCTTGCGGCGTGCAGCGACAGCGAGACGAACTACGCTGCAGGTGATCCGCTGCCCGAACATCAGGCGCTTCAGCTTGAATCGAAAATACTGAACGAAACCCGCGAGATCGCAGTCTGGCTTCCGCCCGGCTATGCAAGCAGCGGGGAGCTATACCCGGTAGTCTACATGCCCGACGGCGGAGTGCAGGAGGATTTTCCCCATGTTGCCAATACGCTCGCCGAGTTGATCGCTGCCGGTGATATCAGTCCTGTCATTCTTGTCGGTGCGGCTAATACCGAGCGCGGCCGGGACATGACGCCGGATTCCCAGACAGCGGATGACGAACAATACGCCCCAATGACTGACGGTGGCGCAAACTTTCGCGCATTCTGGCGTGACGAATTGATCCCGACGATTGAGGCGAAGTACCGCACCAATGGTGAGCGAGCGATTGTTGGGGAATCGCTAGCCGGGCTGTTCATTGTCGATAGCTTCCTTCGAGAGCCGAAAGTTTTCCAACGCCACATCGCCATGGATCCGTCGCTGTGGTGGAACAATCATGCGCTGGTGCAAATGTCTGAGCGGCGTCTTCAAGCCATGAACGCCGAAGATGCCTCGCTATGGTTTGCAAGTTCTGACGCCGAGGACATCAAGCTGCACACGGACGCATTGGCCAAAGTGCTTGAGATCAGCGCACCTGAAGCGCTGCGCTGGACCTATGTGCCCGAACCGCAGGAGCAGCACAGCACTATCTACCGCGCTACGAAAGAGGCGGCGTTCCGCTGGGCGCTTTGGCCCGTCGAAGATGTTGCCCCGACAGAATAG